DNA sequence from the Sulfurimonas sediminis genome:
AAAAGTCACAAACAAAGCAAAGGAGCTTTTATATGGGCTATAAATTTCTCTTACTTCTTGAAAATATTTTAATGCTCTTGCCGCATGCTGCACGAAAAGCATTTTTTACTTTTTTAGCTTTTATCGGCTATAAAACAGCAAAAAAATACCGTTGCATCGTCAGACAAAACCTCAACTATGCCTTTGACAACAGTATGAGTGACGAAGAAATTGATACAATCACCCGATACAGTTTCAAAAATCTGCTCTACAATTTTATGCATCTAATGGAGATACGCCACCTCAGCAAAGAAAAAATTGCAGGCAAAATTACAGTAATAAATAAAAAAGAAGTTGAGAGAATTCACAAAGAAGGCCGTGCTGTTATTTATGTTACTCCGCATTACTGTGCCTGGGAACTTGGTGCGGCAGGGCTTGCTTTACATGTAGAGACCATTGCTCCTGTTTACAAAAAGCTTAAAAACAGAATCTATGAAAAATGGCTGCTCGATGCAAGAGCAAGGTTTGGCAATACAAATCTTG
Encoded proteins:
- a CDS encoding lipid A biosynthesis lauroyl acyltransferase, with protein sequence MGYKFLLLLENILMLLPHAARKAFFTFLAFIGYKTAKKYRCIVRQNLNYAFDNSMSDEEIDTITRYSFKNLLYNFMHLMEIRHLSKEKIAGKITVINKKEVERIHKEGRAVIYVTPHYCAWELGAAGLALHVETIAPVYKKLKNRIYEKWLLDARARFGNTNLEKTNVVKPLIRLIKQGKASGILIDTNINEKEGVMVEFLGKPLRMTATPAYLARKFNAAIVPVHIRTDDEENYTIIIADEIKVDKTENEKEDIQKATQLQADWLTSIIQKEPKFWFWLHRRWKNDKPEIYN